The Candidatus Eremiobacteraceae bacterium genomic interval CAGATAGAACAATTGCTCGGCGTCGATCGGGCCGACGGTGGCGCCGTGCGTGCAGCGCACGTCATCCGCCTCGATCTCGAGCTTGGGCTCGGTATCGGCGCGCGCACCCTCGGCGAGCAGCAGATTTCGGTTGGCCTGGTAGGCGTCGCTGCGCTGCGCGCCCTTCTCGATGACGATCACGCCGGTGTAGACCGAGTGCGAGTGTCCGTCGAGCGCGCTCTTGAAGAGCAGATCACTGTGCGTGTCGCTGGCGCGGTGGCCTTGCAGCGTGTGGTAGTCGAATTGCTGCGTGCCGCGCGCGAAGACCAGACCGAGCATGTCGCTCTCGGCGCCCGCGCCGAGCAGTTCGACCTCGACGTCGCTCTTGGAGAGAGCGCCGCCGGCGCCCAGATTGAGCGTCACGAGCTTCGCGCCGTGCGCGATGCGCGCGTGCTGATGCGAGAACACGACCGTCTTCGGGCCGCACTCCTGCACGTGCGCGTAGGTGAGGTGGGCGTTCTCGCCCACGACGATGTCGCTGATGCCGGCGGTGAAACGGCCGCGCTCGCGGTGCGTCTCGGTGATCGCGGCGCGCGCGTTCTTGCCGACGACCACGATCAGGCGCGGATAGGTGCCGCTCTCCGCCTCGGCGACGATCGGGCTTGAGAGCTCGACGCCATCGGGGACGTGCACGAACGCTCCGCCCAACCAGGCGGCCTCGGCCAGCGCGGAATACTTGCCGACCGTGCGCCCGCCGCGCCCGTGCGCCAGCGCCTCGCGCACCAGCGGCTCGTGCGAGAGCAGGGCCTCCGATATCGTCTTGGCGATCACGCCGCGCGCACGGTCGACGCTGGCGACCGTCAGCTTGAAGGGCGAAGGTTCGGGCGCCACCGGGGCGATGTCGATGCCCTCAAGCGAGAGCCGGCGCCAGCCTTCGCTGCGTTCCGTCGGCGTGGCGATCCCCTCGAAGCGCTTGAGGGCGCCCAGCCGCACGTCGGTCAGCCAACTCGGTTCGTTGGCGGTCAGCGCCTTGATAGCGTCTGCGAGCGATGGCTGGGGTCCTGAAGCACGGTCGAGCAAGCTCGACCGCTCCATTGTGTCCTCAGCCAACAGAGCCTTC includes:
- the sufD gene encoding Fe-S cluster assembly protein SufD — its product is MAEDTMERSSLLDRASGPQPSLADAIKALTANEPSWLTDVRLGALKRFEGIATPTERSEGWRRLSLEGIDIAPVAPEPSPFKLTVASVDRARGVIAKTISEALLSHEPLVREALAHGRGGRTVGKYSALAEAAWLGGAFVHVPDGVELSSPIVAEAESGTYPRLIVVVGKNARAAITETHRERGRFTAGISDIVVGENAHLTYAHVQECGPKTVVFSHQHARIAHGAKLVTLNLGAGGALSKSDVEVELLGAGAESDMLGLVFARGTQQFDYHTLQGHRASDTHSDLLFKSALDGHSHSVYTGVIVIEKGAQRSDAYQANRNLLLAEGARADTEPKLEIEADDVRCTHGATVGPIDAEQLFYLGSRGLDDETASRLIVEGFFQDVLDRVGDERVTRPLETKFAPHLERER